The following are from one region of the Salirhabdus salicampi genome:
- a CDS encoding helix-turn-helix domain-containing protein produces MHGSIIKYHRRKKKLKQAELAKGICSVSYLSKLENDNIEPNEDILAMLYKRLEIDMHDFSVENIDIKEKILEWYSHITAKEYDESYNMFNNLTKAMKYNNDPNAEHLFEVVHLCYTITFETKEKAKKEYKRLLDKVNMFNDETKYYFYKFESLIFYYDEKMKDALASLKKAEKLYTYIGINDSALFYNLSVFHKRTYNLNKSIIYAMKALDLSQEYLNFEVMVRSYLLITTNYISIGEYEIAEEYLNKINRVDERYITRENKGIIYSLKGYIYYQRKEFDQALTYLHKAKGYRDQKTLVNTIYLFALVYITTEANHEFKNKLIEGYNLCDKYGSDFNRYRFYILENKWKHTINDLTFITKMEQEIIPYFEKSGAQRELISSLKLMGDIFYNKRQYKKSAEYYRRIQEFYKYSFPVEDYL; encoded by the coding sequence ATGCACGGGAGTATTATTAAATACCATAGACGAAAGAAGAAACTAAAACAAGCTGAATTAGCTAAGGGGATTTGTTCAGTCTCCTACTTAAGTAAGCTTGAAAATGACAACATTGAACCGAACGAAGATATTTTGGCAATGCTATATAAAAGACTCGAGATCGACATGCATGACTTCTCAGTTGAAAATATAGACATAAAAGAAAAAATATTAGAATGGTATTCCCACATAACGGCTAAGGAATATGATGAATCATATAACATGTTTAACAATTTAACGAAAGCAATGAAATATAACAATGACCCAAATGCGGAACATTTGTTTGAAGTGGTACACTTATGCTACACAATCACATTTGAAACGAAGGAGAAAGCGAAGAAGGAATACAAACGCCTGCTAGATAAAGTTAACATGTTCAATGATGAAACAAAGTATTATTTCTACAAATTTGAATCACTCATCTTTTATTATGATGAGAAGATGAAAGATGCTTTAGCATCATTGAAAAAAGCTGAAAAACTTTACACTTATATTGGAATAAATGACAGTGCACTGTTTTATAATTTGTCCGTTTTTCATAAACGAACATATAATTTAAATAAATCAATTATCTATGCTATGAAAGCCTTAGATTTGTCCCAGGAATATTTAAATTTTGAAGTCATGGTTAGAAGTTATCTCTTAATTACAACGAATTACATTTCAATCGGTGAATATGAAATTGCCGAAGAATATCTTAACAAGATTAATCGTGTTGATGAACGCTATATTACCCGTGAAAACAAAGGAATCATTTATAGCTTAAAGGGGTATATCTACTATCAACGTAAGGAATTTGACCAAGCGCTAACATATTTACATAAAGCAAAGGGGTATCGGGATCAAAAAACATTGGTCAATACTATATATCTGTTCGCCTTAGTATACATAACAACTGAAGCCAATCATGAATTTAAGAACAAGTTAATCGAAGGGTATAACTTATGTGATAAATACGGGTCAGACTTCAATAGATATCGCTTTTATATTCTGGAAAATAAATGGAAACATACAATAAATGACTTAACCTTTATTACGAAAATGGAACAGGAAATCATCCCTTATTTTGAAAAAAGCGGAGCACAACGTGAATTGATCAGCAGTTTAAAATTGATGGGTGATATCTTTTATAATAAAAGACAATATAAAAAATCAGCGGAATATTACCGACGAATACAAGAGTTTTATAAGTACTCATTCCCTGTGGAGGATTATTTATAG
- a CDS encoding fatty acid--CoA ligase produces MFATTSSIFELTVKNFPKKEGLVDVSKGVRWTYEKWDEKVNKLANAFIASGVEKGDVVSTYLFNTAELATTFFACGKIGAILNPINFRLKSEELTYIFTDSSPKIVLFEKALKSEIDSVYKKFPNTSFWYVDKDTPHYAVQYYDRTRKASTSKPTANVSENDIYAIMYTSGTTGRPKGVMHRHRDMAEQSLICLSYLKLSEYDRGLATAPMFHCAELHCCFLPRVQAGATSVIVHHFDPKQVLQIIQDEKVSVMFGAPTMWNMMLQEELDQYDLSSMRLGLYGAAPMPPALVRACKEKLGTELIQAYGMTEMGPAITFLNEHDQIRKTGSVGRPCFNHEIRVVKTKEDGPSNPNDSLPPREIGEIIVKGPCMMIGYYNRPDATKDSLHKGWYHSGDLGYFDEDGYLYVCDRVDDMIISGGENIYPREVEDVLYDHEGILDVAVLGEPDLQWGEKVVAFIVKKEESLTDEELEEFCKSSKQLANYKRPRKYVFVDQLPRNASGKIQKYILRKKVQEQMK; encoded by the coding sequence ATGTTTGCAACGACGAGTTCAATTTTTGAACTAACCGTAAAAAACTTTCCGAAAAAAGAAGGATTAGTTGACGTTTCCAAAGGAGTCAGGTGGACATATGAGAAATGGGACGAAAAAGTCAATAAATTGGCCAATGCTTTTATCGCTTCAGGGGTTGAGAAAGGTGATGTCGTATCCACTTACTTATTTAATACTGCGGAATTAGCAACGACCTTTTTCGCGTGCGGAAAAATTGGTGCCATCCTAAATCCTATCAACTTTAGATTAAAGTCAGAGGAATTAACTTATATTTTTACAGATTCTTCCCCAAAAATTGTTTTATTTGAGAAAGCATTAAAATCTGAAATTGATAGCGTCTACAAAAAATTTCCGAACACCTCTTTTTGGTATGTAGATAAAGATACCCCTCACTATGCTGTACAATACTACGACAGAACAAGAAAGGCTTCAACAAGTAAACCTACCGCAAATGTTTCCGAAAATGATATTTATGCGATTATGTATACAAGTGGAACAACTGGAAGACCTAAAGGTGTTATGCACCGACATCGAGACATGGCTGAGCAAAGTTTAATCTGTTTATCGTACTTAAAGTTATCCGAATATGATCGGGGATTAGCTACGGCCCCAATGTTTCATTGTGCCGAGTTGCATTGTTGTTTTTTACCCCGTGTTCAAGCTGGTGCAACAAGCGTCATTGTACATCACTTTGATCCGAAACAAGTATTACAAATTATACAAGATGAAAAAGTTTCAGTTATGTTCGGCGCTCCAACAATGTGGAATATGATGCTTCAAGAGGAGTTAGATCAATATGACTTATCATCCATGCGATTAGGCCTTTACGGTGCTGCTCCAATGCCACCTGCTCTTGTAAGGGCATGTAAGGAAAAACTCGGGACCGAATTAATACAGGCTTATGGAATGACAGAGATGGGGCCAGCAATTACATTTCTAAATGAGCATGATCAAATTCGTAAAACAGGCTCGGTTGGACGCCCTTGTTTCAACCATGAGATTCGGGTTGTAAAAACGAAAGAAGACGGTCCATCAAATCCTAATGACTCTTTACCACCTAGAGAGATTGGAGAAATTATCGTAAAAGGACCTTGTATGATGATAGGTTACTATAATAGACCTGACGCTACAAAAGACTCCCTACACAAAGGTTGGTATCATTCTGGGGATTTAGGCTATTTTGATGAAGACGGATATTTGTATGTTTGTGACCGAGTGGATGATATGATCATCAGTGGCGGAGAAAATATTTACCCGAGAGAAGTAGAAGATGTATTATATGATCACGAAGGCATTTTAGATGTAGCTGTACTAGGGGAACCTGACCTTCAATGGGGTGAAAAGGTGGTTGCCTTTATCGTTAAAAAAGAGGAATCATTAACAGACGAAGAATTAGAGGAGTTTTGTAAATCTAGTAAACAATTAGCCAACTATAAAAGGCCGCGTAAATATGTTTTCGTTGATCAGTTACCGCGTAATGCCAGCGGAAAGATACAAAAATATATATTACGGAAAAAAGTACAAGAGCAAATGAAGTAA
- a CDS encoding thiolase family protein has protein sequence MNRSCVIVEAVRTPVGKKGGVLHNIHPVHLGARVLQEVVRRANVSKEVVEDVVMGCATPIYSQGYNIGRLAALEADFPVEVPGVQINRMCGSGQQAIHFASQAILSGDMDVVIASGVESMSHVPILSDGSDQETIPETLKSKYEFIHQGQSAERIAKHYGINREDADQYAYNSHQRALTAIDEGKFNDEIVPVQGIDQHNQPSVVHVDEGPRRDTSLEALANLKPVFQNDGIITAGNASQMSDGAAALLLMEESKAKEFGLKPRAKIIHRTVVGSDPTFMLDGVIPATKRVLDKAGLTLQDMDVVEINEAFAPVVLAWQKELEADLSKVNVNGGAIALGHPLGATGTKLMTSLLHELERKQGKYGLLTICIGHGQATSAIIERYS, from the coding sequence ATGAATAGAAGTTGCGTCATTGTAGAAGCTGTTCGAACTCCTGTGGGAAAAAAGGGAGGAGTTTTACACAACATCCACCCTGTACATTTAGGGGCCCGTGTATTACAGGAGGTCGTACGAAGGGCTAACGTTTCGAAAGAGGTAGTTGAAGATGTTGTCATGGGTTGTGCTACCCCCATTTATAGTCAAGGTTACAACATTGGTCGGCTGGCCGCGCTGGAAGCTGACTTTCCTGTTGAGGTGCCAGGTGTCCAAATTAATCGGATGTGCGGGTCTGGCCAACAGGCGATACACTTTGCGTCACAAGCCATTTTATCTGGGGATATGGATGTTGTCATTGCAAGCGGTGTAGAATCAATGAGTCATGTCCCAATATTAAGTGATGGTAGTGATCAAGAAACAATCCCAGAAACATTAAAGAGTAAATATGAGTTTATCCACCAAGGGCAATCAGCAGAACGGATTGCAAAACATTATGGTATTAACCGGGAAGATGCTGACCAATACGCTTACAATAGCCATCAACGTGCTTTAACTGCAATCGATGAAGGGAAATTTAACGATGAAATCGTGCCTGTTCAAGGAATAGATCAACACAATCAACCTTCTGTCGTTCATGTTGATGAAGGACCTAGAAGAGACACATCACTGGAAGCATTAGCCAATCTTAAACCAGTCTTTCAAAATGACGGTATTATTACTGCTGGAAACGCAAGCCAGATGAGTGATGGTGCAGCAGCTCTCTTATTAATGGAAGAGTCGAAGGCTAAAGAATTTGGATTAAAACCACGGGCAAAAATTATACACCGTACTGTAGTGGGCTCTGATCCCACATTTATGCTTGACGGTGTCATTCCAGCTACAAAAAGAGTACTGGACAAAGCAGGACTTACACTGCAGGATATGGACGTTGTAGAAATTAATGAGGCATTTGCACCAGTTGTGTTAGCCTGGCAAAAAGAATTAGAAGCTGATTTAAGTAAGGTGAATGTAAACGGCGGTGCTATTGCACTCGGTCATCCGTTAGGAGCAACTGGAACGAAGTTAATGACATCATTGCTTCATGAGCTGGAGCGTAAACAAGGTAAGTATGGTTTGCTAACCATTTGCATCGGACATGGGCAAGCAACATCAGCTATTATTGAACGATATTCGTAA
- a CDS encoding enoyl-CoA hydratase gives MTATVLLSNDEHVATITLNRPEQMNAMNLNMIEQLLSKLEEVQQSNANILVITGRGKAFSAGGDIKTMLQDTTDEEFSSVMDKLKQIAIMLHTMPVITVSAVNGAAAGLGFSLAIGTDYVLADTRAKLAMNFIGIGLIPDGGGHFFLERRIGSSKAKQLIWGGEKLTASEAQKMGIVDHINEEGFDFHTFTEQFIVKLRRKPLQAMIETKKIYSDSSQSQLLYVLERETIGQQSMRTTKDHLEGIHAFLEKRQPRFNETS, from the coding sequence ATGACAGCTACTGTCTTATTATCTAACGATGAACATGTAGCGACAATCACGTTGAATCGTCCAGAACAAATGAATGCCATGAACTTGAACATGATCGAACAATTGTTAAGCAAACTTGAAGAGGTTCAACAAAGTAACGCCAATATTTTAGTTATTACAGGGAGAGGAAAGGCATTTTCAGCGGGCGGGGACATTAAAACGATGTTACAGGATACAACCGATGAAGAATTTTCTTCAGTAATGGATAAACTTAAACAGATTGCGATCATGTTACATACAATGCCAGTAATTACAGTTAGCGCTGTTAATGGAGCAGCCGCCGGATTAGGGTTTAGTTTAGCAATTGGAACAGATTATGTTCTCGCAGATACCCGGGCAAAATTAGCCATGAATTTTATAGGTATTGGTTTAATACCTGACGGTGGAGGCCACTTCTTTTTAGAGAGGCGAATTGGATCTTCCAAAGCAAAACAACTGATTTGGGGAGGAGAAAAGTTAACAGCTTCTGAAGCCCAAAAAATGGGGATTGTTGATCATATAAATGAAGAGGGTTTTGATTTTCATACGTTTACAGAGCAGTTTATTGTTAAGCTTCGTAGGAAACCACTTCAAGCGATGATTGAAACGAAAAAGATATACTCAGATTCCAGTCAATCACAACTTTTATATGTATTAGAGAGAGAAACCATTGGACAACAGAGCATGAGAACTACAAAAGATCATCTAGAAGGAATTCATGCTTTTTTAGAGAAACGACAACCTCGATTTAATGAAACATCATAA
- the typA gene encoding translational GTPase TypA, with translation MQRRDELRNIAIIAHVDHGKTTLVDQMLRYSGTFRDNEQVDERAMDSNDLEKERGITILAKNTAINYNDSRINILDTPGHADFGGEVERIMKMVDGVLLVVDAYEGCMPQTRFVLKKALEQKLTPVVVLNKIDRPNARPSEVVDEVLDLFIELGADDEQLEFPVVYASALQGTSGFEADEQNETMDPIFTTIMEHIPAPIDNGEEPLQFQVTLLDYNEYVGRIGVGRVFRGKVQTGQQVTLVNQEGEEKSFRISKLFGFIGLKRIEIEEAKAGDIVAIAGMEDINVGDTVCPPDHVDPLPTLRIDEPTLQMTFLVNNSPFAGKEGKFVTARKIEERLLTQLETDVSLRVEHTNSPDAWRVSGRGELHLSILIENMRREGYELQISKPQVILREVDGVMCEPVERVQADVPEEYTGTVIEAMGARKGEMLDMVNQGNGQVRLEFKVPSRGLIGYATEFMSQTRGYGILNHTFDGYEPVVEGQVGGRRQGVLVSLENGKATTYSIMGLEDRGTIFVEPGTDVYAGMIVGEHNRENDLTVNITKEKHLTNVRSATKDQTTTIKSVRKMSLEEAIEYLDDDEYCEVTPESIRLRKQLLNKNEREKAAKKKKV, from the coding sequence ATGCAACGAAGAGACGAATTAAGAAATATTGCTATTATCGCTCACGTTGACCACGGAAAAACGACCCTAGTCGATCAAATGTTACGCTATTCAGGCACATTCCGTGATAATGAACAAGTGGATGAAAGAGCAATGGACTCAAATGATTTAGAAAAAGAACGCGGTATTACCATTTTAGCTAAAAATACAGCCATTAACTATAATGATTCAAGAATTAATATTCTTGATACACCAGGCCACGCTGATTTCGGTGGCGAAGTGGAACGTATTATGAAAATGGTTGATGGTGTTTTATTAGTTGTAGATGCTTATGAAGGATGTATGCCACAAACACGCTTTGTATTAAAAAAAGCACTTGAACAAAAATTAACACCAGTTGTTGTCTTAAACAAAATTGACCGCCCAAATGCACGTCCATCCGAGGTTGTTGATGAAGTTCTTGACTTATTCATTGAATTAGGAGCGGACGACGAACAATTGGAGTTCCCTGTTGTATATGCTTCTGCATTACAAGGTACATCTGGTTTTGAAGCCGATGAGCAAAACGAAACAATGGATCCGATCTTTACGACCATAATGGAACATATACCTGCTCCTATTGATAATGGGGAAGAACCATTACAGTTCCAAGTTACATTGTTAGATTACAACGAGTATGTTGGAAGAATTGGTGTTGGACGAGTATTTAGAGGAAAAGTGCAGACTGGTCAACAAGTAACATTAGTGAATCAAGAAGGAGAAGAAAAATCCTTTAGGATCTCGAAGTTATTCGGTTTTATCGGTCTAAAACGTATTGAGATTGAAGAAGCTAAAGCAGGAGACATTGTAGCAATTGCTGGAATGGAAGACATCAATGTAGGTGACACCGTATGCCCACCAGACCATGTTGATCCCCTACCGACTTTACGAATCGATGAACCCACATTACAAATGACGTTCCTTGTAAACAATAGCCCATTTGCAGGTAAAGAAGGGAAATTCGTTACAGCAAGAAAGATTGAGGAAAGGTTATTGACTCAACTAGAAACAGATGTAAGTTTACGCGTTGAACATACAAACTCACCTGATGCTTGGAGAGTATCCGGACGTGGAGAGCTACACCTGTCGATTTTGATTGAAAATATGCGTCGAGAAGGATATGAGTTGCAAATTTCAAAACCTCAAGTTATCCTACGTGAAGTAGATGGTGTTATGTGTGAACCTGTAGAAAGGGTACAAGCCGATGTTCCTGAGGAATATACTGGAACAGTGATAGAAGCGATGGGTGCCCGTAAAGGTGAAATGCTGGACATGGTAAACCAAGGTAACGGACAAGTTCGTTTGGAGTTTAAGGTACCTTCACGTGGACTAATCGGGTACGCTACTGAATTCATGTCCCAAACAAGAGGGTATGGTATATTGAACCACACGTTTGACGGATATGAACCTGTTGTAGAAGGACAAGTTGGTGGTCGCCGCCAAGGAGTTCTTGTTTCATTGGAAAACGGAAAAGCTACAACATACAGTATAATGGGACTTGAGGACAGGGGTACGATATTTGTTGAACCTGGTACAGACGTTTATGCTGGAATGATTGTTGGCGAGCATAACCGTGAAAATGATTTAACGGTTAACATTACGAAAGAGAAGCATTTAACTAACGTTCGTTCGGCAACAAAAGACCAAACAACAACGATTAAAAGTGTTCGTAAAATGAGCTTAGAAGAAGCAATTGAATATTTAGATGATGATGAATACTGTGAAGTAACACCAGAATCCATCCGATTGAGAAAACAGCTTTTAAATAAAAACGAACGAGAGAAAGCAGCAAAAAAGAAGAAAGTATAA
- a CDS encoding NADPH-dependent FMN reductase — protein MKVLFINGTVVGSKTKVLLQETDQYLNKYHSNIETKHVYLEDYDLQFVDGRPPEQYNEDTRKLIDEISSADGYIIATPVFQSSIPGTLKNMFDLISPNAMRYKPVAIVANGGSFQHHLVAQNQLRPILDYFRSFVTPNYVYTHSSHFSTQNELIDEDVQNRLKELARVFGHYLEMSRNVQKEDV, from the coding sequence ATGAAAGTACTTTTTATTAATGGAACAGTTGTAGGAAGCAAAACAAAAGTATTGTTGCAGGAGACCGATCAATACTTAAATAAGTATCACTCTAATATTGAAACAAAACATGTATATTTAGAAGATTATGACCTACAATTTGTCGATGGAAGACCACCAGAACAATATAACGAGGATACACGAAAATTAATTGATGAAATTAGTTCAGCAGATGGGTATATTATTGCAACTCCAGTATTTCAGAGCTCAATTCCTGGAACATTAAAAAACATGTTTGATTTGATTTCACCGAATGCAATGCGTTATAAGCCAGTGGCGATTGTCGCAAATGGAGGGTCTTTCCAACATCACCTTGTGGCTCAAAACCAACTAAGACCAATTTTAGACTACTTCCGTAGTTTTGTAACACCAAACTATGTTTATACACACAGCAGTCACTTCTCGACTCAAAATGAGTTAATTGATGAAGATGTACAAAATCGTTTAAAAGAACTTGCCCGAGTGTTTGGACATTATTTAGAGATGAGTCGAAACGTGCAAAAAGAAGATGTATAA
- a CDS encoding helix-turn-helix domain-containing protein produces the protein MLISENIGEKIKEIREYYGISQKELCEGICSQAYISRLEKGEINISADLLYLISKRLGVELPFFFNHYNSPRSDYITMTIEEIRKSVRKRDYERADEMVSLELKNPLFRSHLEMKQFLLWHKGICAYHLQKGIDKALFYLEEALDCSMTTNKSLSERDIEILQSKAIILQQSGRFEESKKIFDELLLSLTRNIYISDMKINIRIYYNYARLLVEMGLFDQGIRTAEKGINYAKSKELLYLQGDLYFQMARCYNKMGEYKLAQDYYELAKYCYLLNNEKDLHELTTSVIDEITEQV, from the coding sequence ATGTTAATTAGTGAAAATATCGGAGAAAAAATAAAAGAAATAAGAGAGTATTATGGAATTTCACAAAAGGAGTTATGTGAAGGAATATGCTCTCAAGCTTATATTAGTCGACTTGAAAAAGGGGAAATTAACATATCTGCTGACCTTCTGTATCTAATATCAAAGAGGTTGGGGGTAGAGTTACCTTTTTTCTTCAACCACTATAATTCACCAAGATCAGATTATATAACAATGACAATAGAAGAAATTCGAAAATCCGTCCGCAAAAGAGACTATGAACGTGCTGATGAAATGGTTTCTTTAGAATTAAAAAATCCTCTGTTTAGAAGTCACTTGGAGATGAAACAGTTTTTATTATGGCATAAAGGAATATGTGCCTATCACTTACAGAAGGGCATAGATAAAGCATTGTTTTATTTGGAAGAGGCATTAGATTGTAGTATGACTACAAATAAAAGTTTATCCGAACGAGACATAGAAATCTTACAGAGTAAGGCAATTATATTGCAACAGTCTGGTCGGTTTGAGGAAAGTAAAAAAATCTTTGATGAGTTACTGCTATCTTTAACTAGAAATATTTACATATCAGATATGAAAATAAATATTCGTATTTACTATAATTATGCAAGACTGTTAGTAGAGATGGGGCTGTTTGACCAAGGGATACGTACGGCTGAAAAAGGGATAAATTATGCCAAAAGTAAAGAGTTGTTATATTTACAAGGTGATTTATATTTCCAAATGGCTCGTTGTTATAACAAAATGGGGGAATATAAACTAGCTCAAGATTATTACGAATTAGCGAAGTATTGCTATTTACTTAATAACGAAAAAGATTTACATGAATTAACAACTTCTGTTATTGATGAGATTACGGAGCAAGTTTAA
- a CDS encoding DUF5370 family protein → MGAIQQDGHIFEIEYSVSLQKGAVHVYKDGNFLKEITFQFEGEKPDEEKIENLINHYLEGKQLH, encoded by the coding sequence ATGGGTGCGATTCAACAAGATGGTCATATCTTTGAAATTGAATATAGTGTCAGTCTACAGAAAGGAGCTGTTCATGTTTATAAGGATGGGAATTTCCTAAAGGAAATTACCTTTCAATTTGAAGGAGAGAAGCCTGATGAAGAAAAAATTGAAAACCTCATTAATCATTACCTCGAGGGCAAACAATTACATTAA